The Fusarium falciforme chromosome 8, complete sequence region ACATTGATCAACATGGCTGCTGGATATTGCCATCAAGGGTTGATGTGTCTACGAGTTATGACAGGTGCGAGGGGGCAGCCGCAACGACGGTGTCTGTGTTAGAAAGGCGTATGGTTGGGGTTATGAATCGATGTAGACAGCGAAACTAAAATGAGAAAATTCATAGTACTTCAAGTTCGCTGAAGTGACGCCAGCAGTTCTCTGTTCCCTCCTCCACGACTGGCACCAATGATGAACTTGTAGAGTCTCTAGGGAGATAGCGAGACACTGCCTCGAAGACAACTTGGAAATGGTATCAACTGTCCAAGGGCGGTTTGTCCTGCCGCACGGTATGTACAGCATCCGGTGGATGTAAGTTCATTGAGGCTGTCCTCTCTGGCCCGATCTAGGCTTGGACCTTACAAGGTACCACTTTGCCTCGATACCATGACGAGAATGCCTATCTGGCCCGGACTTCTGAGCTATGACAGTTCTGGACTTGACGAGTTGCTCGCTTAGACATCCACCAACAGATTGCTCCCCCGCTCATGGGCCATTGGACGCTGCGATAGGGGTGAAAGGATGTGTCCAGGCCAAGACATAACTTAATGAAAGCAAGGAGAGCCAAGAATCAGATATGACGGTTTGCCGATGGTGAAAATAGCCTAAACAAAAGGCTTCTAAAAACAAAAACGCATTGCTTGACCCATACGGGATATTCCAGTCCAGGTCTTAACTTGAAGGTCGTTTCAGGTGACGAAGCGAACTtgagctttttttttctttggcCCCAGTATTTGACAGAGAGAGGCCATGGGCTGCAGAGGTCAAAGACGATCAGCCTCAGGGATATCGGGCCTTGTTTCCGACCTAGCCAAGAGTCTCGAGTGCATGTTTGTCAGATCGTGCTGCACCATATCAACTAGGTCTGTCGTCAAAGAAAAGGCCTGGAAGTGGAGGAGGCCCGGTTCGCACGCCACTTAGCTACGGGCTGCAACATCTGATTGAAGGGATATGTGTGTTTTAGCGGGGGTAAGGGAACTGGCCCGTGGTTGGAGGATGAAGCGGTTTGAGATGAACAATCGGGAGGAATCAAGTCATTGGCAGTTCCTGGACCAGAAGGTGGCCTGTGGGTTGTCTTGAAGTGTCATGGGGAAGACTGTGCTCCGGTGCGAGTGAAATATGAGGGCATTATGAGACGATGGCATCCGCGGACGACTTTTGTGAGCTGCTGTGTGATCTTCTCCTATACTCTGTTGCTGGGCCAAGTCGTAAGTCGGAGAAACTGATAGGCCCTCGAGACGCAATCGCGCTACGGAAAGCAGCTCTCCGTGGTGATTGGACAATGGACAACGACAGAAAGGGACTGCTCCGTCTGTGACAGGGATTAATAGCCGACGGTCTTGGTACAGTACACTAGAGCCTGCCGACAAACTGGTCAAGGCGTATCGCGGGATGTGGGATCAGAGATGGAACCCGTGTGGCTGCGGGTATCAAGCCGGCAACTTCCAAGCGTTGGACTGTGGGACATGAACGTTTCTGGCATGCCGATGTTGGTAGGTCCAAGTCTGGATAGAGTCCTCTTGGTGCGAACCAAGAAGGTTCAGTTGAAGGTGCATGAGGCGGGTGGCGCGTTTACGAGACGCCTGAGACGCTTCCGAAAATAGTATCGGATCCCATCTGTCTGAAGGCGATGGTGTTTGGGGATGCCCCAAGACTGGCCCCTTGGGCGTGTTTCATGGTGACTAGGGCTGCAAGTACATACGGGGAAGGACAGACGAGAGTCTTTTGCCGTCAGCCAGAGCAGATGTTGACGTCGAACAAAGGGATGTCCCTTGTCATTTGCAGGTCAAGTAGCCGCCGTGGAGGGGCGTCTTGTACGCCAATTTTGCTGCGTGGGTGACACAACAACGGTGAATCGTCTTGGCCTCTTGCTGCGGCTGCAGAAGACATAACGGCGCCGTTGGGCACGGAGTCACCTTGGTCCGGTGTTGGTGAGTGAATGAGAGAGTGAATACTTGCTCAATGAGAGAGGGGCCGAGTGAGCGTTTCAAAGGACGCGGGTGTATTGACTCTTCGAGCAAGTTTAGCGCGAAGAAGCCGGGAGGACCACCGTCAGACACAGGCATAGACACAGACACAGGGCCCCCGCCATAATTTAGGGGTCCAGAAAATGCAGACCGGCCGGCTAGGCAGGGGAGACGCCGCGCCGTGGAAGGAAgcttccaagaagaagcaagggGCATGATGAATATCACGACAATAAGATGAATCAACcagatgctgatgctggtgCAAGGTTTTGGATCGAGGTTAGAGGCGTCGGATGGTCCAGGCTCGAACGAGCTTGTCGGTGAGTTTGGTGTCTCCAGTGCTCCTTCCTTCTGCTAGGCCTTGTGCAAAGTAGGTACCTGCCCGCCGAGGTGCAGTTTGTGGTAACACGCAGGCACAACCCGACACGACACGATACGACACGCAACTTGAAAGTTCAACCATCATCGGGTCCAATTTCAATCTggatattaccttaaattatGTGTGCTCCCATGGTCGGAGATTTCATATCCGTCCGTACATACACATATCCGAACGACGACTAGGGAATCGAGCAATCAATCGATCGCACTTCATCCCTTTCTCTGTCTATGACCCCATAAGATGCTACTCTCCTAGTCGCGTGGTATTCTACCAGCACGTCTAATAAAGCCAACATTGACTGACAGGCAGGgaggtgagggtgagggttTCTGTCAGGTCAGGACAATGAATGTAATGTTTGGCAGGGGTGGCACCACCAGCGAACGCCCCGACATGGGAGCAACGAAACACCCACATGGGCTCAAGGGGCTCTTTCATCCATCAGATCCAGACGGCCAGAGCATCAGATGCGACGGAAACACGGTACTATCCTATCCGGTACTCAGTCGACGTCTTCCCCAATTCCCATGATTTTCCGTGCAGTGTCGTGTGCTGTGCGCTCAAGGCTCCCCGTCGTGAGACGGCACGCCCAGGCATGGCCAGAGACAACGGCGGCCATCCCTGTCGTTCTCATTAAACTATCGGAGCAGCCAATTCCATCCCTCACCCCCTTTGGGCAATGGCCCTCCTTAGCCCTTCTGGAGTCTCCTGTAGCCCCTGGGTCGCCGTCGTCCCCCTGGCTAAGGCCTAGCTCATGCTCCCCCAGAGCTCGTGGTGGCCGTCTCCACCAGAGGCACGTTGCCACCATTCACCGTCGACCAGCTGGGTCTATTGACTGTCGCTCACACTCtcccatccattcattcTCACCCCTGGGCGATGCTGGCACGAGCCGACCAATCCCTGCCGCCCAGTCCCTGGCGCTCCcggctcgtcgtcgccacCTGGGCTCCGGCTCTGGCTGTGGCTCCAGCCTCTGACCTCTGGCCTCTAGCCTTCTGGGTCCTAGTCGATAGCTTCTTTAGCCTCGACCGTTCGTTTGTGTGTGGGCGTGGCCGTCTCTGGGTGCGCTCCTGAAGCGCCTCCTGGATCCTGGGGGGCCCTGCTATTGCGGCTGTCAGTGCCTGCGCTGGGCTGCGACCAGGACACGATTCTTTCTTCATGTCGCCGCTTGCTGGTTGGTAGCCGCATCATTGTTGCATTCGTTGCTGCtgcgttgctgctgctcttgctTGGTCTCCTCCTTTTCTTTGATCCATCCGTAGCTGCAGCTTCCTtcccttctttttctctcaGTGTTCCGGCTCTCTCTTTACCGCCCttcctcttttcttcctttctgCCTcgattctcttcttctcttctctcttcatTTCATATCCCTTCTCTTCCACCTCCACCCACCCACcgaccctcctccacctcatTCCCTACCCACCTGGTCGTCTGGCCttttcctctccctccctggCGCCTCTTTTTCATTTGGGCCTTATTACCTTGCATTATTTCCTACCGTTGCTCGCCTGTCGGCCTGAGGCTAACCCCCTGTGGTCCGTCCCCTGGTCCACTGGTCCCCTGGTGCCCCGATCTTGGAAGTCAAGGTGGACGACATCCCAATCCGtccccttctctctctctctcttgacTCTTCGTTCCCTCCACATTCGTGTCGTCTACTCACCGACGCCGACTCTTGtccctttttcttctctcgtcGCTAGACTCATCATCTGGGGTACTCGCTGTTCCTCATCAGATGCAGCGTCgtctctcttccttctcttgaGACCCTACTTTTCGACTTCGTCGACGCTCGTTCTGGCCGTACtgctttattaatactttgaTCTACTCCTCGACTTTCCCCTGGATGTCATCCTAGCCCACGCACTCTCGTGCTTTGCGTTTCTCGTTCGACTCTTCGATACACTCGCTCTTACCACCGATTACCTATTTTTGACCCTTCAGCCTCGCCTCACGGTTCTCCCACGACCCGGCCGAAGTTCTTCATATTCGATACCGATATATACTAGACGGTCGCTTCCTGGAACGACCCTTTGACTTCGAAAGCTGCTTCGTCCTATTCGCCTTTGGATACGCCGACGCGCTTGATAATTCTCGACTTGATCAGCTTCATTCTGCACAACCCAATTGCTTGCTTCTCCTTTGCTCCCGAGACCCATAAGCCGTTCCAAACAGCTTAGCCGAGATCACTTCCCCCTGAAGACCAGATACTGCTAAGCAGCCAGTGACAACGAGCCTCGGACCGTCTGAACCGTTCAGCCGGACGATCCTCCCAACTTCGCAGCTCGCTCCGTGCCTTACTCGGGCACGTTCCAATCTTCAAAACGGCTGTTCTGTCGCACGTCGGGCGGGACTCGCTCGTCCCCCCTCATCTGCTCGGTATGCAAGATCTCAACGGACCCGTTGGCCAGGGCGCCCCCAACGGCGGGCCTGCCAACCGCTTCGGCCACGCCTCCAAGCCCTCCAACAGCGACACTGGCTTCTCCCATGGCgccttcaactccaacatCTCGGGCTTTGCCGAACGACACCCGCGACGAGGCAACATCCCCGCCATCAACACGCAGCCTCAGCCCATGACCCAGCAGCCCTCCAACAATGGAGCGGACATGGCCACCCCGGGAACTGCATTTGACATGCAGTTCACTCCTCTTTTGCCCTCGCAGCTGCTGCTCGGTAGCCCCTTCCAGCCTGGCACTCCCGCTGCCTTCGCCAGCCCTCAATTCCAGAGTCTTCCTGGTTTCCAGCCCCAGCAGGGAAACAACCAGCAGCAGAATGGCGTCTCTAGCCCCGTTCAGCAGACCATCTCGCCTCAGTCTTATCAGGGTATTGTTTCTCCTTCTACCTACGGCGCTCCTCAGTTCTACCCGCCCCAGTCCCCCACTGGCGGCTTCAGCATGCAggctcctctccctcccacTTCGCCCGTCTCGATGGGATCTGGCGTTGTCACTGGAACCAGCCGAACTGTTTACTTGGGCAACATCCCCCCTGACACAAGTGCTGAGGAGATTCTTGGCCACGTCCGCAGCGGCCAGATCGAGTCGGTCCGCCTGCTGCCCGACAAGAACTGTGCCTTCATCTCGTTCCTGGACGCTAGCTCCGCTACCCACTTCCACTCTGATGCCATCTTGAAAAAGCTCTGCATCAAGGGTCAGGATATCAAGGTTGGTTGGGGCAAGCCCTCCCAGGTGCCTACCTCGGTTGCTCTGGCTGTCCAGCAGTCTGGTGCCTCTCGAAATGTGTACCTGGGCAACCTGCCCGAGGAGGTGTCCGATGAGGAACTCCGTGAGGATCTGGGCAAGTTTGGCGCCATTGACACCATCAAGGTCGTCCGTGAGAAGAACATCGCCTTTGTCCACTACCTCTCGATCGCcaatgccatcaaggccgtctCTCAGCTCCCTCAGGAGCCCAAGTGGCAGGCTCCTCGTCGCGTCTACTATGGCAAGGACCGCTGTGCCTATGTTTCCAAGACACAGCAGCAAAACGCGGCTCAGTACCTGGGCATTGCTCCCGGCTACGCCCACATGCTTACTGGTGCTGACCGTGACCTGATCTCGAACGCCCTTGCTCAGCAGTCtgttgctgccgccgccgtcgccacCACTGCTGGAGGCATCAACAACCTTGGCAACCGAACCATCTACCTCGGCAACATTCACCCTGAGACGACCATTGAGGAGATTTGCAATGTGGTCAGAGGTGGTCTGCTCCACCATATCCGCTACATCCCCGACAAGCACATCTGCTTCGTGACCTTCATCGATCCCACCGCTGCTGCCTCCTTCTACGCCCTCAGCAACCTTCAGGGCCTCATGATTCACAACCGACGCCTCAAGATCGGCTGGGGCAAGCACTCGGGTGCTCTCCCTCCGGCCATTGCCCTTGCCGTCAGCGGTGGCGCTTCGCGAAACGTGTACATTGGCAACCTTGACGAGACCTGGACTGAGGAGCGCCTGCGACAGGACTTTTCCGAGTATGGCGAGATCGAGCTTGTCAACACTCTGCGTGAGAAGAGCTGCGCATTTGTCAACTTCACCAACAttgccaacgccatcaaggctATCGAGGCCATTCGAGGAAGGGAGGAGTACAAGAAGTTCAAGGTCAACTTTGGAAAGGATCGTTGTGGCAACCCACCCCGTCAAATGCAGCAGTCTCAGTCCCCTCGCGGAGATGGCGTCTCCTCTCCCCCTCCTAACGGATCTCAGAACAGCGGCTCTCCCACAAATGGCAACACTCCTCAACAGTCGGCCACCCTCTTCAATGCCAACAACAACCCCCTGACCATGTATCTCAACCAGGTGTCTCAAcaagctcagcagcagcagcaacaccaacaacaacagatTGCTGCTCAGCAGAGTGCCCTGTTTGGCACAGCACAGCCATCACCTGGTGAGCTAGGCCTCGATGTTCCCCAGCAGGTCCCCATCTCGGGCCACGGCCAGTCAGCGAGCATCTCCAACGGCTACCCTGCCAACAGTGCTACCTCCGCTGCTACAACAATTGGCGGTATGCTGGCTCCTGGCCCTCGCGGCCAACACAACCGAGCAGTCAGCCTTCCGGTGCTTGCTCCTGGGTTTGAGAATGGCGGCAACAGCCCCAACGGCATGCCTGGCGCTGAGAATGAGCGACGTGGTCACCACTACCAGGCCAGCTTTGGCGGCATGGGTTCTGGATTTGGCCTTGCCATCCAAGGAGGTCTGAACGGATGGGTTGAAGAGGAGGTTGCCAACTAATGACGCTTGTGCATCTTTACACATTCAATCTCTGCGCAGGCGAGAATGAACGAAAACTTGCTTAAACGTTGTAATTGACGCACACTTGGTGCGTCCTGTCCTTTTTGCTTGGGCTTTACACACCTTCATTCTTTGATTTCCCTTTTTCTTGATAATTTACCCCTTTGGACGGATTCGTCATTGTTTCCTGGTGTTGCGCTCACCGCGAGAAGAGAGCGTTTAGAAGAGAAGACACCTGTGGCTAATACTCCCCTTGTAGAAGAGGGGGTGCACATGGATGGTTGAGATGAGACGTGGATGGAAGGTGCTGGATGAGATTCAGCTTGGGATGGATGAGAGGATATATCACCTGCGTTTATGTCTATTATGGAGTATTTGGTCAGGTTAGGCACTACTACAGTCTTGAACGCAGATCAGGATATGGTCATTTATATCGTCTCTTATCATTGTGCATATGATATAACTGATGCAAGTTGACTTCATGCCCGTTGTCGAGATATCGAAAGGGGCTCGAAGAGCTCGTCCCAGTCTGCCCTACAACTTGACCAACCCAATCCACCCACGGATAAAACCCACCTTTTTGTCTAGTTCACCAACACCCTAACTCCTATGTTGAACCGACAGAATGATCTAGCTCGATAACTGGTTTGCTCTTTCTTTGTACTGTAAAGGTTTATGTTTAATATCCTGCAGGCTCTGGCTTCGGTGGGAACGTGGGCTCCTTAAGATTGGAGCGACACTGGTTCTTCCAATCAATAGGGGTGAACTTGTCAACAATAGCCTTGAAGGCTTCCTGTGTAAGAGTTGTAATGTAAGCAACATGTACAGAATGGTTATGCTCAGCCCTGAGCCAGATAAGGCTTGAGACAACTCACCAAAGTGCAGAAGGACTCGTCCCCATCGAAATGCTTGCCGGCGGGTTTGCAGCCAGGGATAGTGACTGGGCGATCATTGTAGCGGAGACGGACGTAGTAGCCTTCCAGTCGTTTCTTTTCATCTTCACTCAAGTCAGGGGTCTTCTTGCGCCCGATACCTGGTGGCGGAGTGCCAGCAGTTGAGGTTTGTTTACTACCCCAGCCAAAGAGGGATAGAAGCCCGCCGCTTGGCTTCGGGGCTACAGGCGGTGGAGTTGCGCCTTGATCGACATGGCGGAACAACTCAATGGCAATGTGGCTCGTAAATGGGGGCCAGGCCTCCTCATTGAAGGCTCCCAAGCTAGAGAGTGTAGCGGCAAGGGTGGTATCGTGACAGCCACTGAGGCCGAAGCGAATAGGCGGGAGTGTGGTAGAAGCAGCCGCTTTACTTATAGCCACCTCATACTGGCCATCAGCGGCAGAGTGCTCAGTACTTCCGACCATTCGAGCGACAATGTCACCAAGAAGACCTCCGATGCCCAAGGTACGATACTCCTGGCTTTCCTTATAGCCGGCATACCACTCCTCCACGCCGATCTTTTCAATGATGCGCTTGACTTCTGGGTCGTAGAATTCATCAGGCAGACGTGTAGCTGGGCCATGAGCTTTGGTAGCATTCATGGTGTCCATGATGCCGCTGAGACGCGGACGAGAGTCCACGGCGACGCGGTCCTCGGGCATCCAGCGGCCGATGCGCTTGGTCAAGTAGGCCATCTCTTCCGAGTCGTTCCAGCGCTCCGCTGCCCGCTTGGCAAAGGCGCGGGCCAGAGCGGCGAAACGCCGACAATTGCCATCGTTAGGGAAGAGAGTCTCGTCGGCGGGTGATCGGGTAAGGATGGTGGGGGGATGTAGGCCGGCCGCGCGGGCAGAGGGTGGATAGAGACCATAGAAGGCTTGCTGGAGGGATTCAAGAGCACGAGGCACGGGAGTTGTCCGGAGGTAAATAGAGGAAGTATCGGCATCGGCAGCGAGGGTATCAGGGAGGAAATGGAGCCGGTCGACATAGAGATGGCGGAGGCGCTGGCCTAGGGCATAGGTAGTCTCGCGTCCGCGATCGGTCAGCATGCCCATGTCGCAGATGGCGTCGAGCTCGCCGTTGCGACCGGATGCTATCACAGGGATATCGTCGGGTCCAAAAGTCTCGAGGCGGCGCTTCCACTCAAGAGCAGTGAGGCCCGGATTGTCGGCAGGCTCGGCATCGGAAGTGGCGGCGGAGGGGTCAAGAATAGCGCTCGTCAGCCGGCGAGCGGCAGAGCAATAGGGCCAGAAGGGAGGAAGACCGGTAGAGTGAAAGCGGGCGTTGATCGGCGTGCGCTCACCATGGCGAAGAAGAATCTGGACGAGTTGAAGGCGCAGCTCGGGAGGATAGAGGGtgttgagctcctcgtccgagtagggaggtcgaggttggaGTGTCGACATGATGGATACGCGGGTGCTTCAACGACCTGTCTGATCGCTGTTGGCGCTTTTATGTTTTACGAACAGGTAGGTACGCGTCGACGAGGGAGATGATGCCCAACCGAACGACTAGCTACGGACCCATTGACAGCGAAATCGGTGAGAAAGGGGTCATGATGTGACGACGGGCGGTCAGTCGCTGTAAGGATCCGGGCCGTGTCGGGGCCGGTACTCGGGGCCGATGGAGACAATGCCGTGGGGGAGGAGTCGGCGGGAGGTTGGATTTGGATGACGTCGGGGATCACTTCACCGATCAACCAACAATCAACGGCGACGGGTGGCTGGTGACTTCTTTTTTGGGCAGGCAGACAGGGCCATGACCTATGAGGCTGAATGTTACTCGACGTCAATGGTTGGTCAGAGGAGGGAGAGCTGAAGTGAGCAGGGCGGAGTGATTGGCAGTAGAGAGACCG contains the following coding sequences:
- a CDS encoding 3-phytase — translated: MSTLQPRPPYSDEELNTLYPPELRLQLVQILLRHGERTPINARFHSTGLPPFWPYCSAARRLTSAILDPSAATSDAEPADNPGLTALEWKRRLETFGPDDIPVIASGRNGELDAICDMGMLTDRGRETTYALGQRLRHLYVDRLHFLPDTLAADADTSSIYLRTTPVPRALESLQQAFYGLYPPSARAAGLHPPTILTRSPADETLFPNDGNCRRFAALARAFAKRAAERWNDSEEMAYLTKRIGRWMPEDRVAVDSRPRLSGIMDTMNATKAHGPATRLPDEFYDPEVKRIIEKIGVEEWYAGYKESQEYRTLGIGGLLGDIVARMVGSTEHSAADGQYEVAISKAAASTTLPPIRFGLSGCHDTTLAATLSSLGAFNEEAWPPFTSHIAIELFRHVDQGATPPPVAPKPSGGLLSLFGWGSKQTSTAGTPPPGIGRKKTPDLSEDEKKRLEGYYVRLRYNDRPVTIPGCKPAGKHFDGDESFCTLEAFKAIVDKFTPIDWKNQCRSNLKEPTFPPKPEPAGY